In one Desulfomicrobium macestii genomic region, the following are encoded:
- a CDS encoding chloride channel protein: protein MRAFFRSLFKIPMELAHSYHSVLSFKWLALGIVVGAMTGLGAVLFYVAIEWLQHLLLTTWAGFSLPVPAGENLFSGEAGTFRPWLLFVFLGVIGLFTGYLLRRFVPQTRHGGTDGTDTMIKAFHHQEGHITPSVPAMKVGTSILTIAAGGSAGREGPISLLGAGCGSWLAGKLRLSAKERRILLLAGAAGGLGAIFRAPLGGALTAVEVIYREDFEAEALLPSIISSVVSYSLFTLVFGSEPIFGIPKFEFSDIRELPVYAILGLVCAATGWFYVRTFRFIKFKVFWPLTDRFGFVPAVALGGLGMASIGYQFPELLGGGQGWLELAMLGKLSVTMMAGMIVGKTLATSVVLGSGMSGGMFAPALFVGGMSGGVVGTLAQRLFPSVVVEPGGYVLVGMAAFFSGVANAPIGPLVMVCELTQGYGLLAPLMLATAIALVLGRNVSLYENQVDNKFESPAHVGDATINILEREKVEAHYKPSRVTIVEEGTHFGALTDIIVNSNELCFPVRGADDRITGMLAVQDLRKVLFEDTLCELLVAGDVARKVVVLRPDEDLYTALLKFVESDLAQLPVVDSENPTKVLGMLAREDVFTAYAKTLKTMKEQT, encoded by the coding sequence ATGCGCGCATTTTTCAGGTCTTTGTTCAAGATTCCCATGGAGCTGGCTCACAGCTACCATTCCGTATTGAGTTTCAAGTGGTTGGCGCTCGGGATCGTGGTTGGGGCCATGACGGGCCTCGGGGCCGTGCTCTTCTATGTCGCCATCGAATGGTTGCAGCATCTGCTGCTCACGACCTGGGCCGGTTTCAGCCTGCCGGTGCCGGCGGGCGAGAATCTGTTTTCTGGCGAGGCAGGAACTTTTCGGCCCTGGCTGCTCTTTGTCTTTCTGGGAGTGATTGGCCTTTTCACGGGTTACCTCCTGCGGCGCTTCGTGCCCCAGACCCGTCACGGCGGCACGGATGGGACCGACACCATGATCAAGGCCTTTCATCATCAGGAGGGGCACATCACGCCTTCCGTACCGGCCATGAAGGTGGGCACGTCCATCCTGACCATCGCCGCCGGAGGCAGCGCCGGACGCGAAGGGCCCATCTCCCTGCTCGGGGCCGGGTGCGGTTCCTGGCTGGCCGGCAAGCTGCGCCTCTCGGCCAAGGAGCGGCGCATTCTGCTTCTGGCGGGAGCGGCCGGGGGCCTTGGTGCCATCTTCCGCGCTCCCCTGGGCGGGGCGCTCACTGCCGTCGAGGTCATCTACCGCGAAGATTTCGAGGCCGAGGCGCTGCTCCCCTCCATTATTTCCTCCGTGGTTTCGTACTCCCTCTTCACCCTGGTCTTTGGATCCGAGCCAATTTTCGGGATTCCCAAGTTCGAATTTTCCGACATCCGCGAGTTACCCGTCTACGCAATCCTGGGACTGGTTTGCGCGGCCACGGGTTGGTTCTACGTACGCACCTTTCGCTTCATCAAGTTCAAGGTGTTCTGGCCCCTGACCGACCGGTTTGGGTTTGTGCCGGCAGTGGCCTTGGGCGGTTTGGGCATGGCCAGTATAGGGTATCAGTTCCCGGAGCTGCTGGGCGGGGGGCAGGGCTGGCTGGAGCTGGCCATGCTCGGCAAGCTGTCCGTGACCATGATGGCCGGGATGATCGTGGGCAAGACGCTGGCCACGTCCGTGGTCCTCGGCTCGGGCATGAGCGGGGGCATGTTCGCACCGGCCCTCTTTGTGGGCGGCATGAGCGGCGGCGTGGTAGGCACCTTGGCCCAGCGCCTCTTTCCATCCGTGGTGGTCGAGCCGGGAGGCTACGTTCTGGTGGGCATGGCCGCCTTTTTTTCCGGTGTGGCCAATGCGCCCATTGGTCCGCTGGTCATGGTCTGCGAGCTGACCCAGGGTTACGGATTGCTCGCTCCGCTGATGCTGGCCACGGCCATCGCGCTGGTTCTGGGACGGAACGTGTCGCTGTATGAAAATCAGGTCGACAACAAGTTCGAATCCCCGGCCCATGTCGGCGACGCGACCATCAACATCCTGGAACGGGAAAAGGTCGAGGCGCACTACAAGCCGAGCCGGGTGACCATCGTCGAGGAAGGGACGCATTTCGGCGCTCTGACCGACATCATCGTCAACTCCAACGAACTGTGTTTTCCGGTGCGCGGCGCGGATGACAGGATAACGGGGATGCTTGCGGTGCAGGATCTGCGCAAGGTCCTGTTCGAGGACACCTTGTGCGAATTGCTCGTGGCCGGCGATGTGGCCCGAAAGGTCGTCGTGTTGCGGCCG